The genomic stretch gttttatttgatttgaatTCTAAAGAAACCTTTCTATCTAAACCTGTAACTTTTCATAAATATGTTTACCTAACAAAGTTGGTTATGTGCATTCATCCCTGCATAGGATTATCATTCTGCTTGTGCACAACCAACATACACTGATTTCAATTCATCAACTACCATTGAACCTGAAACCATATTTCCTATTTCATAATCAACCCGAAGCCTATTACAATATAAGTCCCAAAAACTAGACTTAAATTCTATATCTCATACCTCAAATAGTGAGAAATCCTAAGTTACCCACAATACAAAACCACAAACACAATAAACCAAATGTCTCTATACATGTACTATATATAGATACATATGAATATATGATATGATATATCCTCCATAACATCTTAACTACTGCATTCATAATCAGACCGCTCGACAACGGTTTCAGGCTCACCTTCCCTCAAACAATCAAGTGGAGGAATAGTCAAGGTCTCTTGTCTTCCATAAGCATTCCAACAAAAAGGGTCATCAACCAATTCACCTTCATAAGGCAAAAGTTCAATCTCAGAGAGAGTTATGTTTGTGCAAGCAACAGTGTCACTGCAAGCAAAGTGAATAGGAGGTGTTCTAACATCATAAGTTCCCTTTATTTTTCTGTAGGATATGTTGTTTACGTAAATCGCCGATGTTTGATTCATACACTCTTTCGATAAGCAGTAGAATTGGTCTATGTTGATGCAGTTTCTCACATTCTCCATTTGTATGTTGTCAAATGTTAAACCTGTTACTGATCCTGTACCTCCTTGCCATGTTTTGATTCTTAGTCCATTGTCTGATTCTCTTATGATCGAATTTCGAACCGTTAGGTTTGAAACACATGCATGGGAATTGTGTACTCCAAGGCTTCCAATGCTGTTGAAATTGCAACACAATGAACACGATTGTTAGTCAGTTACAAGCCATACAAATAATACTAAAGCCACATTacaacaatacatcattcaatacCGTTGAAATGATCTAGATTACTATTGTCACGACCGTTAGGACCGTTTTTACAGTTAAATTGTGATTAAATAGAGTGTTAAAAACATTATCATAATTAAATCGTGGTTTAATAGAACATCTATTTGATTTGTCATGATTAAAACTACGATTAACCTACAGAGAACCTCTAAGTTGTCTGACTACTTTGACTATTTTCATATTTATGATCGGAAGTTTGAAACTTCTAACCATAAAAGTAATGAAGTCACATTAAAAAAtctaaaagaagaaaataaatcctgTGATCATTTGAACTTAGAAAGGAGGTTtcaatttcaaaaacaattttttcattatttatttatttttcttgaatATAAAATGTTATCTTATGAGACACAAGAGTTATTACACTCACGCTATAAGTTAAAGTCACTTTTCATTTGTTTTTGGCTTTTGAAATGGTTCTTGGACCACACAAATATAGGTacataatatatgaaaaaacCATCAactaaatttgttttttattaaccATAATTAATTGTTAGTTAAAAACCATTTTAACTAAAATAACCGAAACTATGTGACATACCTAATTCCGTGGGTAGGAGCACAAGTAACACCATCTACATTCACATTTGAACAACCAGGTCCAATTGATATGCAATCATCACCTATTAAAAAATGTAACATTttctaaattaataaataaataaataaaataaaatcaatataaaaaaaatttctatATTGAGAAAGTTAaacaatgttaattttttttttaccattGCTTATCATGGAATTATAAATTCCAACTTCCTTTGTGTTTCCCAAGTGAATTCCATCAGTATTGGGACTAAGTTTTGGTGCAGAAATGGACAATTGATCAATTAATACACCTTCACAACCATCAAATTTCACATGGAATTGAGGACTGTTTTGTATTTTCAACCCACTTAACACCAAATTTGAGCTCATGAAGAACCTTATCATCTATACACAAAAAGAGACATAATCAATGAGACTTCTAATGTTATTAATTATTGATGATAAATTAGTTTACTTACTGTAGGGCTATCACATGGTCCTGAAATAGTTTTTCCACTAGGAGCCTGAAATGTCAAAAAAATTATTACTAGAATTTACTTAATAAAATGTAACTTTAAGAAGCTCGTGTCGTCCAGATCAGTTAAATGAGTGTAAGTTGTTGATTTAAGTCTGaatttgaaaatacaaaaataattgcGTCAATGTTAGTTAGTATTACCCGGTGAGGTTTGCAAGGAAGATTCCACCATTTTTCTCCGTTGCCTTCGATAATTCCGGTTCCGTTTAGAGTCATTTGATCAAGTCTATAAAATACAAGCCATTGATTTTTACTATCTGCCTCAGGCCAACATTCTGGTCCATCTGGTGCCATCAAAGTTCCATCAATCTGTACATATTTCAAACTTGTTGGTTAATTAAGTATAGAAAAATTCTTAGTAATTTTATATTGCGATAAAAGTTAAAACTACGGAAAATAAGGGTATACGGTCGAAATTGCAATTACGAAAACTAGAGACAGTCTGTAACCGCAATTGCGGCCGCAATGTGAAGGATTCTTAAGCATTCACAACCACAATTGCAGCTACTTCAAAGGAAATTTAGGAAGAATTCTTACTTGGAAAACTAGTCCAGGTTTGCATGGACCTGTAAAGATAGTAGAAGTGATTTTAAAACAGTAGTTTTCGGGAGCGAAAAGAACTCCTGATTCAACTGCACATGCTGCTTTCCATGCTGCTCTAAATGCAGCCGTGTCGTCGGCCTCACCGTCTCCGACTGCTCCGAACGACCGTACATCGAAAATACAGTCTGAAGGAGATTCTCCAGGGTCATTTGGAAGTGGATATGGATCAGAGGGAACActaggagaaggaggtgaagggTCACTTGGAGCGGGGGAAATTTTCTTTGGTTTCTTGTGATGATGGTATCTTCCTTCCACATTATGGATGAAAAGAATCAATGTTATCCATAGGATAAATAACCAATGAACATGACTCATGATGAATTTTGTACCAATGTTAAATCATAGAGATGATATATGTATCTgtgaaaataaaattcaaaatggtTAAAATCAGAATTTTAATATTGCAAAGATGAATGAAGGAGATTAATTTAAATTTGAAGTGATTTTCAGAATGTTCAAAGCAAATTGGTCTAGTAAGAGATTTATGAAGCAAAATGTTGATATATATACCAAAAATTAATAATTGTATGATGGCTAAGGAAAAAGTTCACAAGCATATGTTTGACACGTGTTGATATCTGGTTGATCAAAAGTCTAGGTTTTTCAAAGAAAAATTGAAAGTTTTTAGACACTTTTTGAGGTCAATTTTCTTAATAACATGACAATGTGTATGTTAAAGTTAAGGTCAATACGAGAATCACTATAATCTGAGTCATTAGGATAGATGAGACTCATTAGAATTATGATAAATCTCAAAACTCGAAAAACACAACTCACAACCTCTCGGTATATGAACCAGCGTTTTATCAACAAGTCAATATTTCTCTATATTCGGAATATCAATAtctaaaaataattctaaaaattgaaaatgagTTTTTTTGTCATCATATTTTGTCATATAGTAGTCACAAGACATCTTTCATTTATGAGTTATTTACCTTGGAAGAGGTGAAACAAACACATGCAtctctaaaaaaaaatcaaaatactaaTCAATATACAAGATATTGCATGTGAATTTATGGCTATATATAAGTTAGAATCAGAACTGTAAAGAACAAAGTACCAACAGATAGTAAACAAGAAGAAAGCTACACATCATAGGAATCTTAAGCATCACAAATCTATCTATGCCAtaggaaaaaaaacataaaaaacaatTGAACTTACACAATGAATCACACCAATCTTTCTAGTTTGTGACATGTGAGGATTAAAGAGTGTGACttacattaaaaatatttatatttgaataaataattgAGATTGAAATGTGAACGTTTTGTATTGTATTAGTATTAACCCTTTTTGAAAGGTTTGATAGGACAATACATAGAGAAGTGTAGAAATGGGGGAATGTGGTTTTGATGTAAAAGAAAAAGATATCGTGACTCTATGTTGTTGTTTAGCTGAATGTGGCCCTGAATGTATTGAAGGGGGGTTTATATTGGTACCCGACATGAGAATTAAGGCATTCACGGGTGGAATCAAATTCTCTAttattttcaaaccaaaaaacaaAGGCTAGAGGAAAATGAAGAGATAGAACGTGGAAAGTGATCTTCATTCTTCACATAGAGACTAGAACCGACATGGTAtggaaatatattaattaaagaaaatgacaatttcataaattaattaaattgccTTTGTTGTAGTTATTGGAATTTTACTATCATATTGTATTCATTGTTTGTGGTGTCCtctgtttttatgtttttaatgaaAAAGTAGTTATAACTAACTACTAACTATTAGTTTAGTTATTCATCTaaccattaattaattaaacttaacaaaggACTAATTAGATTTTAAATCTTAACACTCCCCTTAATATGGGCATGTTAAATGTTTATCAGGCCAAACTTGGAAACATAGTTATTGAACTTAGGAGTAGGTAGAACTTATGACAAGAAATTTGCGATTTGCTCTTGTGATGTGATGGGAAGTAGGCGTAGCAAGCCTTGTTAAACCTTGTCACGTGAAAATGGTGGTCTGTTTCTAGATGTTTTGTTCTCTCATGAAAAACTAGATTGGAAACGATCTGCACTACACTTTTGCTGTCACTATTAGAATTAAAGTTGAGTCTAACTCATCCTGGCAAAATCAACTTGTAAGATGAGGGGTGACACTCTATATAAACCTATAGAGACTCTTTGTCTATACTTTGAGATTTTTCTTGAAAGTCACAATATACGACATGAGGTTTGGAACAAGTGATCAAAGGACCCTTCATTAGAAACATCAACCAAAGTAATTCACATGTAGCTTATGATAAAGCCCCATACTCACCTTTAGATGAAGATCGAGAAATGGTTTGTTATTTCTTTGCACGCCAAAAAATCAAGGAAGAATCTAGAGATAAGCAATAGTGAGAAGTTGATTATCTAGAATCAATACAATCGATCTAATACATATTTGAATAGATAatgatttgaaattttgaattccTTTGGAACATGAGACCTCTATTAATTAGACCTCTACAAGAAGCTTGGTAATGAATCATGGTAGAATTATGGAGAAATTGACTTAGTTGTTGTGTAGAAAAAGTAATATATGACCTAGTTGTGTTCAAATATAGAAATCTACCAATTAATCTTCTATAAGATCAAATGTCATCAAAAGATTTTCCACAATTAGCGTGAAATTTGATAGAAGGATCACGTGGGTTGCAGTTGGTTTGGAGCCAAGAAGACTATATTCGTGTAATAGATCCAAGTAATATTTTCTCCGAGATAGAGAAATTCCATCTTTGTATTTCTCAGTTCTAAACCTAGAAAGTACTTGATCAATCTTAAACTTTGTATGTTGAAACTTGTGTCAAGTATGGCTTTAATTCTATCAAACTCATGCAAGTAATTTCCAGCTACtataatgtcatcaacatatactaGAATAGTTGTAAATGTTTCAATGGTTTTAAAAGTGAATAAAGAATAATCGTAGGTGGATTTAGTGTAACCTTGTTGAACAAGTAATGAATTTAATTTCTCATACAATTTTCTGctagcttgcttcaatccgttaTGAGTTTGCAGACTTGGCTAGGCATGGCATAAGGAACACCTTCAAAGATGGCCATATATACATCTTCTTGCAACTTTCCATGCAAGAAGACATTGTTGTCATCTTGCTGGTGCAAAAACCGTTGTGAATTGCAGTAGTTGCAAGCATGGTTCTGACCCTTGTGAGTTTTTACACAGGTGAGAATGTTTTAAAGAAATTCTTTAATCCATCAATTTGATTATATCCTTTGGCTGTACCAACCTAGCCTTATATATCTTTATAAGGTCATCAACCTTATGTTTGACGTTGTAAATGCATTTTTTGCTAATAGGTTTGACATGAGGAGGtaaatctacgatggccgaggtTCCATTTTTTTAAGTGCATCGAATTCAGAAACTGTATCCTTAAGCCAATGATCAGACATACATGCTTCCATATAATTCTCAAAATCAGTGTTGTGTGTGATAGATATAGTGAAGACACTGTGAGATTTGAACAATTTAGATAgagaatcaaaagaagaaataGGATAAAGAATATAGGAAGTACCAGAAGATAATTGAAATTGATGAAGAATTGCACACATAATCTGGGAGATAACTTGGCGCATGCCTTATTCCAATAggtttattttttgttatattaCCATTAGTAGATAAATTTTGGTTTATGGTTTGATCAAATGGTAGATATTAGACATCATTCTTTAAAAAAAGATGTGTGGCATTATGAACATGTGGTTGATTGGAAATGATGGATTCAGGTATAATTGTTGTTAATGGTGGTTGAGGATTGATGTTAGGATCAGTATGATATTCCGAAGTGGGAATGGTTTTTTTGGTTTAATAGGGAAATATGTGTAATATTTCTAGATACAAAAACTTATTGACTATTGACATCATATAGAACAACTTCCTTCATACCATTCTTGTAACCCAAGAAAAAAGGTATACATCTAGGTACAAGTTTTGTTCAGTGAACATGAAATGTGGAATTATAAGCTAAGGAATCAAAAAATTAATGTGTATGATTGTTAGGTATTTAACTATGCAAAACTAAGCTAGGGATTGATTTTGAAGTACATGAGtaaaaaatttattcattatGAATGTAACATGTAAAATAGAATATGATCAAAACCTTTAGGAAGTTTTGATTGGAAAAGAAATGCCCTATCTATGTTTGAAAGGTGTTGATGCTTCCTCTCTACTCTAGTATTTTGTTGTTGAGATTCCACactgattgttttatttatcaaTCCATTAATGACATAAAATTCAAGAATATTAAATTCAGGACTATTATCTCAGCGAATGACTTTGATTCTGGATCCATGTTGAGTTTCAATAGGTTTGCCAAAATTCAAAACATGTTGCCTAGCTTCTGATTTATTTTTCATAAGTACAATCTAAGTATACGTATTACATTCATATACAAAAATTAAGAAATATGAATGATATGTAAGAACAAGATTGATTCTGCACATggccttgagttttgatgataattttACATGGTATCCTAGAGAATAAATATGCATTCTAATAGTTTCTGTCTAGTATGTAGCTTTTGCTAAACATGTTCTAACTCTGGTAAGAAGGCGTGTGACGTCATCAGATTCTGAACTCAACACTCTGGAAGAATACCTATGATGTGTTACAAAGGAAGTCAATATTCTGGAATGCTTCTTCTGCAACGTTTCTAAGGAACGTTAGTACAAGGGCTTCTGATCGTAGCTTTTACAAGGAAGCTTTGGAGGCCTTGTAAAGCTTTCCTTCTTTTGTTCCAAGTTCTGAAGATGCTAAAGACAATATTCTGCTTAATAGGTTTTGAAGATCTGAAGACATTACTTCTGAAGACCAAAtgttgaagacaaggttctgctgAACACGTTCTGAAGACTCAAAGACTTAGGTTAAGAAGACTCAAGTTCAAATCCTTTTATAACATGCTTCAATCCATATACACTCAGAAGCCTATGAAGATATGGAAGACAAAGATCAAGAATGGCTTGCATGAGATGGTGAGCATAAAAGTACAAACATAAATTGTGACCTCTACTCATATAGGGTGGCGTAAGGACAGTACTATATGTACTTGTTATTTACCATTTCCCACCATGACCGTTGGGAACTTTACAGCTGGATTTGTGTTTCCTATTGTACCCTCCAATGTATATATTCTTCTGCTATAAAAGGAAGACTTGGAAGAATTTAAAATCAACTAATcagttctacaaaactacaccTAAGCACTGCATAAAATCTGTTGAGAtattctttgtatagttttgtatttttagcAAGGAACTTTTGTTCATGTCTTGctttcaacacttttgtgttgctATACTTAAACATTGTGTAGTCTGCTTATTAGAAGTATCTATGTATACACGTCTTTATAATCAACAGTGGTTGATAGATTCCTTGGGGAACTAGGTGTTAGTCAGAATTCTCAAGAAGACAATGGTTGTGGTCATTATGGTTTGCTATAAGGATCGGCGCACTTGTTGGGGTTGTCATCAAGGTTGATCGGACTTAGTGTGGTTGTTTGTAGCTTGGCATTAAGGATCAACTGAACTTGTTGTGGTTGTCAACAAGGTTGATTGGACTGAGTATGGTCGTCTGTAGCTTGACATTAAGGATCAACAGACTTGTTATACTTATCATCAAGGTTGATCGAACTTATTGTGGTTATCTATAATTTGTTTggctatagtggattaagtccttattaataaggcaaaatcaccttagcGGGTAGACTAGAGTAACTTAGTTAAcagtgaactaggataaaaataattgtgttagtttatttttattcacttgttagCTTCATGTTTTGAGTTGCgaaaagattatatttggtgcaACCCAATTCAAATCCCCTTTTTTGTGTTTCTCGCACCTTCATGATCATGTAGATATTTAACAGCAAGAGGATCCCAAATGACAAAATGTATGATATCATAAGGGTGTAAAGCTCAATTAGTGCTAATAGTATAATGTAGTTTTCTTTGTCTAGGATAATGACACACATCACAAACATCTTTAATATCAAttggaataaaagaaaatattaaatgtaATGTTTACATTCTACTATAAGTGATCTAGTCTAAAACGCAAAATAGCGTTATTAGGAAGAATTGTAATGGTTGAGACATATGTATTAGAGGTATACATGCCCTTATCTAATAGAGTTTAGTTGTACTAGCCTTATATTCTTTCAGGAGAACTAATCATTCTTAGTGAAGTCTTGTCTTGAATAAAACATACCGAGCCACATAAATTGATATTAAAGTTCGAATATTCACACAATTTTGAGACTGATAAGAGATTCAAAGATAATTCTGGTATGAATAGAAAATTTTACACACTAAATCTAGTTAAAAAATTCACAGTATTGGAATGTTTAGCAACCATGAATTGACCATTTGGAAacatcaaaattataatttaaataagttaaatttGGGAAAACTGATACAGCAGCAGATCCATCACTAAAGTGGAAAAAATACAATTTAGATTGATCCAAGATTGGATCAGTAGATTGACGACGCGGTGGCATTTTGCCTGAACAAAGTAAATATCAAATGGTAAAAGCAGAGGAACGAGGATCTTAATTGTTGATGATACCATGTTAAACTAATGAAAGAGGAAGAATTAATGGAAGCATTGAGATTGGGAGAATGATGTTCATTTATTCAATATGATTGAGTTCAATGAAGGGGAACTCAATATATACAATGAAATTTAAATGGGAAGAAATGTTAGTAAAGTTGAAAACTATAATCCAAACACCTCTCACCAATAAGCAAGGGAAATCATTTTAAGTGTGGAACTCACTAAAATCAATATTTCTTGGAATTTTTATGCCAACATTCCTAAAATGAAAACAGAGTGCCAAaatgtttcataaaatatatttctTAAATGAATGGGCGAATGGGACACTATTTCCTTTGAGG from Vicia villosa cultivar HV-30 ecotype Madison, WI linkage group LG4, Vvil1.0, whole genome shotgun sequence encodes the following:
- the LOC131595306 gene encoding polygalacturonase At1g48100-like — its product is MSHVHWLFILWITLILFIHNVEGRYHHHKKPKKISPAPSDPSPPSPSVPSDPYPLPNDPGESPSDCIFDVRSFGAVGDGEADDTAAFRAAWKAACAVESGVLFAPENYCFKITSTIFTGPCKPGLVFQIDGTLMAPDGPECWPEADSKNQWLVFYRLDQMTLNGTGIIEGNGEKWWNLPCKPHRAPSGKTISGPCDSPTMIRFFMSSNLVLSGLKIQNSPQFHVKFDGCEGVLIDQLSISAPKLSPNTDGIHLGNTKEVGIYNSMISNGDDCISIGPGCSNVNVDGVTCAPTHGISIGSLGVHNSHACVSNLTVRNSIIRESDNGLRIKTWQGGTGSVTGLTFDNIQMENVRNCINIDQFYCLSKECMNQTSAIYVNNISYRKIKGTYDVRTPPIHFACSDTVACTNITLSEIELLPYEGELVDDPFCWNAYGRQETLTIPPLDCLREGEPETVVERSDYECSS